The Nomascus leucogenys isolate Asia chromosome 21, Asia_NLE_v1, whole genome shotgun sequence genomic sequence CTAAAGGAAATTTGGGGTTAAAGACGATGGGTGTGCAAGCTGCATAATTTTCTATCCACTCTAAACATGTTTGAGTAAGAAATATAAGGCAGAATTTCCAGGGTGGTTCAGACACTGGTTCTGGAGAAAGCTGTAAAAGAGGTTCAGAAGAGAAGTTTTCTGAGAAGGGGTAGCCCCTGTGGAACAGCTGTCATGCCTCTCAAGGTGACCCCTGGAAGGGGACAGCAACTATTCTCATGGATGAAGTCTCTGCACAGTTATACAGCTCCATTCCAGGAGGGCTCAAGAGTTCTTTTCAATTCTCCAGTGGAACCCTAGCCACGTGTCCCTTCAGTTGTCAATCATTTGACTCGGACAGCTTGAATTACAATGAGTCTGAGGCTCCCACAGTTCCTGAGGAGCAGGAGAGTTCCACCCAGGTTTGattctctctgtcttttatttttattattttttttctttttgaatccaGTTACAAGAAACAGGTCTGATTTTCTTGCAAAGATTCTGCTTCCTCCTCAAAGTTCAATCTCTCTGCTGATCACCGCCATCTGCTGTTCTTCTATGTTGCCTAAGAACTTTCCAAACTACCGAGCCCCTAAGACTGTGGTTTGGATTCCAGAAAGCCCAGGTGCCTGCCTGGCAACACACAGGCTTTCGTCCTCTATTTCCTTGTTGGACATCGTAAGGATCATTTTGTTGCATCCCCTCAGAGCCTCCCTTAGGAGCGAATATGCAGAATTCTCTTGAATGTCTTCTTGAAGTTCTCATTGCACAAGGGGTAGATGAGGGGGTTCAGCGTGGAGTTGATGTAGCCCAGCCAGATGGTGAACATgtgcaaatgttcattgcaacagTTCTTGCAGAAGGCAATGACCATGAAGAAGATGAAATAAGGGATCCAGCAGAGGATGAAGGCTGCCATGATAAAACCCAACTGTTTGGCGGCCTTCCTTTCGCGGTTCATGTGCAACCCAGATACATACTGTCTCGAATGCGAGCGGAGCCTCTTCCAAGTAAACTTGATGTAATCCAGGCCTGTGTTAGACCCACTCCTTAATTTGCCTTTGCCTGGTGCTGTCTCTGTGGTGGTATCTGAGTCTGTTCGAGAGAAGGATTGGCTATCACCTAACATCTGATCCTCTGATATCTCACTGGCTCCATGTGTGTTCAGGCCCTGCTCATCTGTCTTGAGCTGGCCATGGCTCTGGTTGACGGCTACATAGTCCCTGCTACTCCCCTCTGCCGCAGTCTGCATCTGCACAATATCAAGTGGAAAGCAGTGGAGTTTGTCCACTTCTCCATCATCCTCTTGGCTGAAGACAACTGGGGATTTCATCTCCTTGGGGGTTTGGGATGGTGACTTCAAGACAGATCCACCACCAGCATCTTTTGGCTTCCTTTTCAGAACCTCCCAGGGAGACTCCTTCCCTGGTTTCTTGGCATCCCCCTTGGggttctctggcctcagcttaATTtctgagaaggaagggagggacccATTGATGAGCTCCCGGTGCTGGCAGTGTTGTTGTACAGCTTTGTAGATCTTGGCATAGAACCAAAGCATGAGCAAGGTGGGCAGGTAGAAGTTGATGATGGCAGTCATGACCTTGAACCAGGTGACATCATAGAAGTCTGTCTCACACTTGTCCTCTCGGCGCACTGAGGTCTGCTGCATGAAGTGATTCCAGCCTAGAATGGGAATAAtccacagaaaagagagaaaccaaGCCCCCAAAATGGTGGCCGAGGCTCGGGTCTTGGTACGATACTTAAGGTACCTGAGGGGCTGCTGGACAGAGCGGTAGCGATCAATGCACAGGATGAAGACACTGAAAATGGATGCTGTGCTGGCCACATAGTCCATGGAAAGCCAAAAGAGGCAGACAGGACGGCCCAGTGACCACTTGGACATGAGCAGGTAGAGGATGTTCATAGGCATGACGACGGCACCCACAATCAGGTCTGCCACTGAGAGGCTGACGATGTACAGGTTCCCCACAGTGTGGAGCTTCCGCTCACTCCGTACAGCATACAGCACCAGCAGGTTGAGCCCTACTGTGACCAAGCAGATAGTGCTCAGGACCACCACCAGGGGCATCAGCTGGGGGCTGGCCATAGTGGTCTTGTTGCCCTCACACATCTTGTCTTCTAAGAGGCAGGAGGAATTGGGGAGGCTCATTGGCGCAAGAGCAGCCGCCAGTTATGGCTCACTCCctgggagaaaaaagagaaaaagtaaggtCAGAGACTTGGGTGATGAGTGGCCACTTAGTAGCATGATGTTCATCAGACTGGAGTTGTATGCTGTTGGGGGTGATAGACACTGCTGGTTACCTACTCAACAGCCATGTCCCCTTTTccttattcatgcattcattcgcTCActcaacactatttattgaattccTGTCACTCTTCTAGGTGTTGAGGATATagctgtgaacaaaacagacaaaaatgttTGCCCTTATGGAATGTGCATTCTAGTGAGAGAGTTGGGCAGAAGCAAGACAAATAAGGAGTTTGTAGAAATCTAATTCTGCACATGTTCTGGGAAGGTGGGCTGCATCCTTATGTGTCTAAGTGGAATATGGCAATCTAGTTCCTCTTTACAGTGGCAGATAGAGGAGTGACCATGAGATACCACCATGGCCAAGGAATAGGATGAGGATGTCAAACAGCAGAGGTGGAGTTTTTAGGAACGTTCTTCCTCTCTGACAAATgagcaaaacaagaaaaattgttGTTGCTCACTTGCCTCTTTCTTCCTGACAGGATGTGAGGAAGTGATGTTTGAGACCGTGAGAGTCATCTTGGGACCATCGGGAAGGCCAAGAAAATGCCAGCCTAGGGCCTTGCTGTCACTAAGCTGCTGAGCCAACTCTGGAATCTTCTTCTCCCAGACTTGTTATTATGGGAAATAATTAAacgggctttgttttgttttgctttgctttttttttgcttccatcACTGTCGTGGGAGTTCTTACTTGCAGCTAAAACCATCTCTAACTGATATGGAGGAGGTTATAAGGGGACATACCAGAGGCACATAAAGCATGAAATAAAACTAGCATATCTTTTTAGATGAAATTCTCGAGTAACAAGGGGATTATGTTATTTGGAAAAgcatatttgttattttacttttctatttgaaaaacaaacaatttttttaaattacgtAAATCATGCCAAGTAATATGTAACAAGACCCTTGCTAGTAGGCTGGAaatggtggctcacatccataatcccagcattttgggagtctgaggtgggaggattgcttgagggcaaGAGTTAAAGGTGGAatgatcatttgaggccaagagttgcagcctgggcaacacagtggaaTCCTGTCTttacaatgaaatttaaaaaaaattgtcccagtttgatggcacacacctatagtcctagctactcaggaggctgcagtcagctatgatcacatcactgcactccagcttgggtgacagggccagatcctgtatctgaaaaacaaaaacaaaaaccctttgCTACTAAGGCTCTACTGAAAACAGACTGTATCTCTGTTATTGGTGATCCTCAAGTCAGGTGGTTGGGTGAAGGTAAGTATTAAATCTTCTGGAAGgagtttttaagattttttttttttttttttttgagatggagtcccactctgtcacccagactggagtgcaatggcaccatctcggctcactacaatctccagctcccaaattcaagcgattctcctgcctcagcctccctagttgctgggattacaggagtgtgccaccacacccagctatttgttttgtatttttttagtagagacggggtttcaccatgttggtcaggctggacttgaactcctgacctcaggtgatccacccaccctggactcccaaagtgctgggattacaggcatgaggcaccatgcccagccattttttttttttttttttttttaagacagagtctcactctgtcacccaggctggagtgcagtggcaccatctcagctcactgcaacctctgccttctgggttcaggtgattctcatgcctcagcctcccgagtagctgcaattacagacacccaccaccacgcccagctaatttttgtatttttagtagagaagcggttttaccatgttggtcaggctgatcttgaactcctgacctcagatgatctgcccaccttggcctcccaaagtgctgggattacaggcgtgagccactgcgcccggccaagtttttaGATTTTCATATTCATCAAAAAGTGGTGAGTTTAAAGAAAACTGATAAACACTAATAAATAGTAAATTTCTCTCAATAATTtagcaaaaagaaattatttttacattaacacAAAGCCAGATAAGTTCTTGAATAGAaggctaaatttatttatttatttatttatttagagacggagtctcgctatgttgccagactggagtgcaatgacgcgatctcggtttactgcaacctccgcctcccgggttcaagcgattctcctgcctcagcctcctgagtagctgggattacacgcgcctgccaccatgccagctaatttttgtatttttagtagacacggggtttcaccatatcagccaggatcgtctcgatctcccgacctcatgatccacccgcctcagcctcccaaagtgctgggattacaggcgcgagccaccgtgcctggcctgtagaaggctaaatttatataattctttaagataaaaatcaaaacccCAAGGTGTTTGATCCTTGTGGAAGGAatcttttaaatgtctttgttGGAAAAACACGATTTGGGGCAGCACTGATTTTGCCCAAGCCCTGCCATTTATTTTCTGGGTGATCTCTTGGCCTCCATCTTCTCATGTGTCAAATGGGTAGGGCGGGGTAGACAATCTCTAAAGACTTTTCCAGGTCTTTTTCTGACAGCGGTATTTTTTGATGTCCTCCAGCTCTGTGCTGCCAATCAGAGCAATCCTCTGATTGCTGATGGGGCCTCCTCTGACTTCTTCAATAGCATCACTGTCTCTTTGGGTGACCCAAAGTTCTGCCCTATGCTCCTGTCACTCTGCGCTGTCGGCCTCAGGGATCTCATCCTCTCACTTCCCTACCCCTCAGCCATCACCTCCTATGAGGACAACACTCAAACCCACAGCTCCAGCctgtatttttctccattcccACATCTAATAACTTGCAGCTTCACCTTCTGCCCTGATCAAGTCCAAACCCTGTGGAATTGTCCACAGCCACCTCTGGAAGGAAGAAAGTaggctgtgaaaggaaaataacttggggccccaaaatcactaagctaaagggaaaagtcaagctgggaactgcttagggcaaacctgcctgccattctattcaaagtcatccctctgctcactaagtgcatatctgattgcctcttTTTGAGAGACTaatcagaaacacaaaagaatgcaaccatctgtctcttatctacctaagacctggaagcctcctcccggcttccagttgtcctgcctttcccagACCTAAGGAATGTTCATCTTGCATATATTGATTCAcgtctcatgtctccctagaatgtataaaaccaaactgtgctctgaccaccttgggcacatcgTCAGGACCTCCTGTTGCTGTGTCACGGGTGtgcgtcctcaaccttggcaaaataaactttctaaattaactgagacctgtctcagattttcggGGTTCATAAGGCTAAGGAAGTATTGTCgcagggatttttattttttactgttttgctTGGAAGGAAGCAGGAAGTAGTTCCTCTAAACACTTCCCCAGCTTGGCATTCTCAAGGTGGCTCTCAGCTCCCTGGCCTCCAGAGgtgtctcctttttctcttttcctcattgtctGGCACATAGAGGGGAGagaaaccattttttattttttttactttattttattttattttattttattttattttattttattttattttattttatttctgagacggagtctcactgtcgcccaggctggagtgcagtggcgcgatctcggctcactgcaagctccgcctcccgggttcacgccattctcctgcctcagcctctccgagtagctgggacttcaggcacccgccaccacgcctggttgattttttgtatttttagtagagatggggtttcatcgtggtctcaatctcctgacctcgtgatccacccgcctcggcctcccaaagtgctgggattacaggcatgagccaccgcgcctggccaccattttttaattttatgttattttttgttttttaattttaatttgagacggagttttgctctggttgcccaagctggagtacaatgg encodes the following:
- the HRH1 gene encoding histamine H1 receptor — protein: MSLPNSSCLLEDKMCEGNKTTMASPQLMPLVVVLSTICLVTVGLNLLVLYAVRSERKLHTVGNLYIVSLSVADLIVGAVVMPMNILYLLMSKWSLGRPVCLFWLSMDYVASTASIFSVFILCIDRYRSVQQPLRYLKYRTKTRASATILGAWFLSFLWIIPILGWNHFMQQTSVRREDKCETDFYDVTWFKVMTAIINFYLPTLLMLWFYAKIYKAVQQHCQHRELINGSLPSFSEIKLRPENPKGDAKKPGKESPWEVLKRKPKDAGGGSVLKSPSQTPKEMKSPVVFSQEDDGEVDKLHCFPLDIVQMQTAAEGSSRDYVAVNQSHGQLKTDEQGLNTHGASEISEDQMLGDSQSFSRTDSDTTTETAPGKGKLRSGSNTGLDYIKFTWKRLRSHSRQYVSGLHMNRERKAAKQLGFIMAAFILCWIPYFIFFMVIAFCKNCCNEHLHMFTIWLGYINSTLNPLIYPLCNENFKKTFKRILHIRS